Proteins encoded by one window of Anopheles maculipalpis chromosome 2RL, idAnoMacuDA_375_x, whole genome shotgun sequence:
- the LOC126558594 gene encoding uncharacterized protein LOC126558594 — protein MQRTKRLFDKGIILNPKMVTQSQFSQIQFQAVLNNFSTLYNVMKAVNFVDNAIVQLSNDGMKVIVEDAKSIQASAYITRACFSDFKLSIAKQPSSSGANDDNATDTQPFIGFGLNLKVFADCLSMFTSGDYNSSLKMIQKGSGAPLIVILEQHGEDSLTTECSVRTMEPFDCMELDFEDEKQIMSKINMKGAEFFHLLSEMDRNCDEFEVVISPDAPHLMFHSFGELHSESSVEITNTSDMLITFNCTHASRNRYKFHHFRLAMRTLALASKVALRTNSEGLLGLQVMIENSDSSHMFVEYFILPLMSDDDQTTI, from the exons ATGCAAAGAACCAAGCGTTTGTTTGACAAAGGGATTATTTTAAACCCCAAAATGGTAACCCAATCGCAGTTTAGCCAGATACAGTTTCAAGCTGTGTTGAATAACTTTTCCACGCTATACAACGTAATGAAGGCGGTGAATTTTGTCGAT AATGCAATAGTTCAACTCAGCAACGATGGCATGAAGGTGATCGTGGAGGATGCCAAAAGTATCCAAGCATCGGCGTACATTACCCGGGCATGTTTTTCCGACTTCAAGCTTTCGATAGCGAAACAACCATCGTCATCGGGTGCTAACGATGATAATGCTACCGATACCCAACCATTCATTGGGTTTGGCTTAAACCTGAAAGTGTTTGCCGATTGCTTGAGCATGTTTACCAGCGGAGACTACAATTCGAGCCTTAAAATGATCCAGAAGGGTTCCGGGGCACCCTTGATCGTGATTCTGGAGCAGCACGGCGAGGATAGCCTCACTACGGAGTGTTCGGTACGTACGATGGAACCGTTCGACTGCATGGAGTTGGACTTCGAGGATGAAAAGCAGATAATGAGCAAGATCAATATGAAAGGGGCCGAATTTTTCCACCTACTAAGCGAGATGGATCGTAATTGTGATGAGTTTGAGGTGGTTATTTCACCCGATGCTCCACATTTGATGTTTCATTCGTTTGGGGAATTACATTCGGAAAGCAGTGTGGAGATAACGAATACGAGCGACATGCTGATCACCTTCAACTGCACCCACGCTAGTCGCAATCGGTACAAATTTCATCACTTTCGGCTAGCGATGCGTACATTGGCACTAGCGTCTAAAGTGGCCCTGCGTACCAACAGTGAGGGTTTGCTGGGTTTGCAAGTGATGATAGAGAATAGCGATAGTTCGCACATGTTTGTGGAGTACTTCATCTTGCCGCTAATGTCGGACGACGATCAAACAACGATATGA
- the LOC126558791 gene encoding RNA-binding protein 7: MSEDERTLWCGNLSENVTEEMLYELFLQAGPLENVKIPRDGNGRQRSYAFITYTHACSVEYAIGIFQGTSLLQRHLSLDRKTRNAPNAVPTPQISFNYPTGNSNTAANQRYSDDPPLPQAQQNTMDEGNDFQSPDTNQSAFHASHSQSELLSAMMAITGGGGPSRLEFTPEMLAQLGQHMLGADYPPFDDGTQQQRSLRTKMKHKDHTNNYHERHQKKPYSRENRYGHKHERNESQQHQSRHRYDGNNKRKSGDHERNYDRNGDRRRR; the protein is encoded by the exons ATGAGCGAAGACGAGAGAACGCTTTGGTGTGGAAATTTAAGCGAAAATGTTACGGAAGAGATGCTGTACGAACTATTTCTTCAG GCCGGTCCGCTGGAAAACGTAAAGATTCCCCGTGATGGAAATGGACGTCAACGAAGTTATGCCTTCATTACGTACACTCATGCATGTAGCGTCGAGTATGCGATAGGCATATTCCAGGGCACTTCGCTGCTTCAACGCCATCTCTCGCTGGACAGGAAAACGCGTAACGCTCCGAACGCTGTACCGACACCGCAAATCAGTTTCAACTATCCTACGGGCAACAGCAATACCGCAGCCAACCAGCGATATTCTGACGATCCACCTTTGCCCCAAGCTCAACAAAATACGATGGACGAGGGCAATGATTTCCAATCGCCCGATACAAATCAGAGCGCATTTCATGCGTCACACAGTCAAAGCGAGTTACTATCCGCGATGATGGCAAtcacgggtggtggtggcccATCGAGGCTTGAATTTACACCAGAAATGCTAGCACAGCTAGGCCAGCACATGCTTGGTGCCGACTATCCACCGTTTGACGATGGCACCCAGCAGCAGAGATCGCTGCGCACGAAAATGAAGCATAAAGATCATACCAACAACTATCACGAACGCCATCAGAAGAAACCGTACTCACGGGAAAATCGGTACGGCCATAAGCATGAGCGCAATGAGTCACAGCAACACCAGAGTCGTCATAGGTACGACGGCAATAATAAGCGCAAAAGTGGCGATCATGAGCGAAATTATGATAGAAACGGAGATCGAAGACGGAGATAG
- the LOC126558754 gene encoding tetraspanin-33-like produces MPPYRYPTNNFTYVSSCVKYMIFLLNFIFWLFGGLLIGIGFYAFVDKWQATGLIKLETFYDIVLNLSLVMIIAGAIVFVVSLAGCLGALRENTCLLKFYSLCLLIFFLCEMAIAITAFVFPHKVNAVLEESFTDKIITTYRDDPDLQNLIDFAQQEFHCCGLSNEGYLDWGKNEYFNCSSPSVEKCGVPYSCCINATDISSGLVNIMCGYHIQQQSVAAASKKIWTNGCIEIVRVWAERNLYVIAGIALGAAISQLFVIYLAKTLEGQIDLQKSSWS; encoded by the coding sequence ATGCCTCCGTATCGCTATCCTACCAACAACTTTACTTACGTCAGCTCCTGCGTTAAGTACATGATATTTCTGCTCAACTTTATATTCTGGCTCTTCGGTGGATTGCTAATCGGTATTGGATTCTATGCGTTCGTAGACAAATGGCAAGCTACGGGGCTGATCAAACTCGAAACGTTCTACGACATCGTGCTAAACCTTTCGCTGGTCATGATCATCGCAGGAGCCATCGTGTTTGTGGTCAGTCTCGCTGGTTGCCTAGGTGCGCTACGAGAAAACACCTGCCTGCTAAAGTTCTACTCGCTCTGCCTGTTGATCTTTTTCCTGTGCGAAATGGCCATCGCCATTACGGCGTTCGTGTTTCCGCACAAGGTAAATGCGGTGCTGGAGGAATCGTTTACGGACAAAATCATTACCACCTATCGAGACGATCCGGATCTGCAGAATCTCATCGACTTTGCCCAGCAAGAGTTCCACTGCTGTGGGCTTAGCAACGAGGGTTATCTGGACTGGGGCAAGAACGAGTACTTCAACTGTTCCTCGCCGAGTGTGGAAAAGTGTGGCGTACCGTACAGTTGCTGTATCAATGCGACGGATATCAGTTCGGGGCTGGTAAACATCATGtgtggctaccacatccagcAGCAATCGGTTGCGGCGGCAAGTAAAAAGATCTGGACCAACGGGTGCATCGAAATAGTGCGCGTGTGGGCCGAACGGAACTTGTACGTGATTGCGGGCATAGCGCTCGGGGCCGCCATCAGTCAGCTTTTCGTCATCTATCTTGCCAAAACGCTCGAAGGCCAGATAGACCTGCAGAAGAGTAGCTGGTCATAG
- the LOC126558775 gene encoding mediator of RNA polymerase II transcription subunit 31 isoform X2, with product MNPYGLPVESEDAQKLRFQVELEFVQCLANPNYLHFLAQRGYFKDAAFVNYLKYLLYWKEPEYAKYLKFPMCLYFLDLLQYEHFRREIVSAQCCKFIDDQAILLWQHYTRRRTRLTALGTTSLTGLAVGGQPVGGGVQGTLLSNEPAIMPNSGSNNNNGSNNGSTISNNGANSGLGSIGSNNNGSSGSNSNNGPNSGNVNVPTSVVGQQQQQQQQNGAGITQHNGVGGGGGGGGGAGGGGGLLGNPMGTIGGGNGMPGGGINQKVP from the exons ATGAACCCATACGGTT TGCCAGTCGAATCGGAAGATGCCCAAAAGCTTAGATTTCAGGTGGAGCTAGAGTTTGTACAATGTTTGGCCAATCCCAATTATTTGCATT TTTTAGCACAACGAGGATACTTTAAGGATGCCGCCTTTGTAAACTACTTAAAATATCTACTGTACTGGAAGGAGCCCGAGTACGCGAAATACCTCAAGTTCCCGATGTGTCTGTACTTCCTCGATCTGCTGCAATATGAACACTTTCGGCGTGAAATCGTCAGTGCGCAGTGCTGTAAATTTATCGACGATCAAGCGATCTTGCTGTGGCAGCATTATACCCGTCGGCGCACAAGGCTTACCGCGCTCGGTACTACCAGTCTGACGGGATTGGCCGTTGGTGGACAgccggttggtggtggtgtacagGGTACGCTACTCTCGAACGAGCCCGCCATTATGCCGAACAGTGgtagtaacaacaacaatggtAGCAATAATGGCAGCACGATCAGTAACAACGGTGCCAACAGCGGTCTCGGTAGCATCGGTAGCAATAATAATGGTAGCagtggcagcaacagcaacaatggTCCAAACAGTGGCAACGTGAATGTGCCAACATCGGTCGTaggccaacagcagcagcagcaacagcaaaatggTGCTGGAATCACGCAGCACAACGGTGTcggaggtggaggaggaggaggaggaggagccggcggtggtggcggaCTGCTGGGTAATCCGATGGGTACGATTGGCGGTGGAAACGGTATGCCGGGCGGTGGcatcaatcaaaaagttccttAA
- the LOC126558775 gene encoding mediator of RNA polymerase II transcription subunit 31 isoform X1: MANKMVGKGKLPVESEDAQKLRFQVELEFVQCLANPNYLHFLAQRGYFKDAAFVNYLKYLLYWKEPEYAKYLKFPMCLYFLDLLQYEHFRREIVSAQCCKFIDDQAILLWQHYTRRRTRLTALGTTSLTGLAVGGQPVGGGVQGTLLSNEPAIMPNSGSNNNNGSNNGSTISNNGANSGLGSIGSNNNGSSGSNSNNGPNSGNVNVPTSVVGQQQQQQQQNGAGITQHNGVGGGGGGGGGAGGGGGLLGNPMGTIGGGNGMPGGGINQKVP; encoded by the exons ATGGCTAATAAAATGGTCGGGAAGGGTAAAT TGCCAGTCGAATCGGAAGATGCCCAAAAGCTTAGATTTCAGGTGGAGCTAGAGTTTGTACAATGTTTGGCCAATCCCAATTATTTGCATT TTTTAGCACAACGAGGATACTTTAAGGATGCCGCCTTTGTAAACTACTTAAAATATCTACTGTACTGGAAGGAGCCCGAGTACGCGAAATACCTCAAGTTCCCGATGTGTCTGTACTTCCTCGATCTGCTGCAATATGAACACTTTCGGCGTGAAATCGTCAGTGCGCAGTGCTGTAAATTTATCGACGATCAAGCGATCTTGCTGTGGCAGCATTATACCCGTCGGCGCACAAGGCTTACCGCGCTCGGTACTACCAGTCTGACGGGATTGGCCGTTGGTGGACAgccggttggtggtggtgtacagGGTACGCTACTCTCGAACGAGCCCGCCATTATGCCGAACAGTGgtagtaacaacaacaatggtAGCAATAATGGCAGCACGATCAGTAACAACGGTGCCAACAGCGGTCTCGGTAGCATCGGTAGCAATAATAATGGTAGCagtggcagcaacagcaacaatggTCCAAACAGTGGCAACGTGAATGTGCCAACATCGGTCGTaggccaacagcagcagcagcaacagcaaaatggTGCTGGAATCACGCAGCACAACGGTGTcggaggtggaggaggaggaggaggaggagccggcggtggtggcggaCTGCTGGGTAATCCGATGGGTACGATTGGCGGTGGAAACGGTATGCCGGGCGGTGGcatcaatcaaaaagttccttAA